The Nitrospira sp. genome window below encodes:
- a CDS encoding competence/damage-inducible protein A, with translation MRSSVAIHSQIAETIAIGSELLVGGRTDTNSLFITEALGAIGIEVRFKSIVGDDQSDIAQVVKTACRRARIVILTGGLGPTVDDCTREAVAAITGFRLARRKEALEGMKIRLAQWGRIPNTRQLRQALIPSGATVLPNPVGSAPGFALVWRGTHIIALPGVPTEMRAMVQQSVIPYMIAHLERTPSQCRQPLTRIVFHTWGLPESDVDAKLKGLIPKRTSVALGLLASPIGVLVSLTTRGESRLKEGALLSLAEEVRGRLGERVYAEGHDTMEQVVGRLLRQQRRTVAVAESCTGGLIGQRLTQVPGSSAYVDRVAVCYSNRAKIEMLGVAETLLNEHGAVSRDVAAAMAKGMRERAGVSVALSVTGIAGPGGATETKPIGLVYIGLDGGSDDVMTKECRFHGDRSVIQQRAAQAALDILRRWLVSKGTT, from the coding sequence ATGCGAAGCTCTGTCGCCATCCACAGCCAGATTGCGGAAACTATTGCGATCGGCTCAGAACTTCTGGTCGGTGGACGGACCGACACCAACTCGCTATTCATTACTGAAGCACTTGGCGCAATAGGGATCGAGGTGAGGTTTAAATCCATTGTCGGAGACGATCAATCGGATATCGCTCAAGTGGTGAAGACGGCCTGTAGGCGTGCTCGAATCGTCATCCTGACCGGAGGGCTGGGACCCACAGTGGACGATTGCACCAGGGAGGCCGTTGCGGCCATCACCGGGTTTCGACTCGCTCGCCGTAAAGAAGCGCTTGAGGGAATGAAGATACGGTTAGCTCAATGGGGGCGGATACCGAATACAAGGCAATTGCGACAGGCCTTGATTCCGTCTGGAGCCACCGTGTTGCCCAACCCGGTTGGCTCAGCACCAGGCTTTGCCTTGGTATGGCGTGGGACACACATCATCGCGTTACCCGGTGTCCCGACTGAGATGCGTGCCATGGTCCAGCAGTCAGTTATTCCATATATGATCGCTCACCTCGAACGTACGCCCAGTCAATGTCGCCAACCACTGACCAGAATTGTGTTTCATACATGGGGCCTGCCGGAATCCGATGTAGACGCCAAGTTAAAAGGACTAATTCCAAAAAGGACTTCCGTTGCATTAGGGCTTCTCGCATCCCCGATCGGCGTGCTCGTGTCGCTGACCACGAGGGGCGAGAGTCGCCTGAAGGAAGGGGCTCTTTTGTCACTGGCCGAAGAGGTTCGTGGTCGACTGGGCGAGCGGGTCTATGCCGAAGGGCACGACACGATGGAGCAGGTAGTCGGCCGACTGTTGCGTCAACAGCGTCGGACGGTCGCTGTCGCCGAGTCGTGCACGGGGGGGCTCATTGGACAGCGATTGACACAGGTGCCCGGATCGTCGGCATACGTCGATCGCGTAGCCGTGTGTTACAGCAACCGGGCAAAAATCGAGATGCTCGGTGTTGCAGAAACGCTGTTGAATGAACATGGTGCGGTCAGCCGAGATGTCGCGGCGGCGATGGCCAAAGGCATGCGCGAACGCGCGGGCGTATCGGTGGCCTTGAGCGTGACAGGTATCGCCGGGCCAGGCGGTGCTACAGAGACCAAACCGATCGGGTTAGTCTATATCGGACTCGACGGTGGTAGTGACGATGTTATGACAAAAGAATGTCGATTCCACGGCGATCGGTCCGTCATTCAACAGCGTGCAGCGCAGGCCGCCCTCGATATACTTCGTCGATGGTTGGTCAGCAAAGGAACAACATGA
- the thpR gene encoding RNA 2',3'-cyclic phosphodiesterase codes for MIRTFIAVEVSNEVRAGIVQVQEDLKQRLAGHLPTDIRMAWGQPNSFHLTLRFLGNTDKQLLDPMREAMAIVRRSHPTIQIPLDRLQAFPNLQKPRVLWVGPSEQWGKGDTARQLAALHQAIEACCHSLGFAPDDKLFNPHLTLARIKAGEREVGQWLAQSGVCERPLSLGEVRIGPLVLVKSSLRPTGPVYTKLWEVE; via the coding sequence ATGATTCGAACGTTCATTGCCGTCGAGGTAAGCAACGAGGTCAGAGCCGGGATCGTTCAGGTCCAGGAGGATCTCAAACAGCGGCTTGCAGGGCATCTTCCTACAGATATCCGTATGGCATGGGGGCAACCGAATTCGTTTCATCTCACGCTCAGGTTTCTTGGCAATACCGACAAGCAACTCCTCGATCCCATGCGCGAGGCCATGGCGATCGTACGCCGGTCTCACCCGACTATTCAGATCCCGCTCGATCGCCTTCAGGCGTTCCCGAATCTTCAAAAACCGCGGGTGCTCTGGGTGGGGCCGTCCGAACAGTGGGGTAAGGGGGACACGGCGCGCCAGCTGGCGGCCTTACATCAGGCGATCGAAGCCTGTTGCCACTCGTTGGGGTTTGCGCCGGACGACAAACTATTTAATCCTCATCTGACACTCGCGAGGATCAAAGCAGGTGAACGAGAAGTGGGACAGTGGTTGGCTCAAAGCGGGGTCTGTGAACGACCGCTCTCTCTCGGGGAGGTTCGGATTGGGCCGCTCGTGCTGGTGAAAAGCAGCCTGCGTCCGACCGGACCGGTGTATACGAAACTCTGGGAAGTGGAGTAG
- a CDS encoding ankyrin repeat domain-containing protein, giving the protein MTQVWPRLSLAVCTLALIFLTSCATALEEKLRMAAAEGNLLRVDTFLAQGVSVEAANDRRLTPLHMAAKHGHRDTVLLLLGKGAVVNPVSQDGITPLFSAVQQGHKDIVAILLDHGVDVNAQPSIGGVTLLHVAAYRGDQDIITLLLNARGDKNARMSSGERPVDLAQKQGHEALIPLLQP; this is encoded by the coding sequence ATGACGCAGGTCTGGCCCCGTCTGAGCCTTGCAGTCTGTACGCTTGCGCTCATTTTCTTAACCAGTTGCGCGACTGCGCTTGAAGAGAAACTGAGAATGGCGGCGGCGGAAGGAAATCTCCTTCGAGTGGACACGTTTCTTGCGCAGGGTGTGAGTGTGGAAGCCGCGAACGACCGCAGGCTGACACCGCTCCACATGGCCGCGAAACATGGCCATCGAGATACCGTGCTCTTGCTCTTGGGAAAAGGAGCCGTTGTCAATCCCGTGAGTCAGGATGGCATCACGCCCCTCTTCAGCGCCGTGCAACAAGGGCACAAGGATATCGTCGCTATCCTCCTAGACCATGGAGTGGATGTCAATGCCCAACCATCCATTGGCGGTGTGACGCTCCTGCACGTGGCCGCCTATCGTGGCGATCAAGACATTATCACCTTGTTGCTGAATGCCAGAGGGGATAAGAACGCGAGGATGTCATCCGGAGAACGACCAGTGGATCTGGCTCAGAAACAAGGCCACGAGGCGTTGATCCCACTCCTCCAACCCTGA
- a CDS encoding alkene reductase, which translates to MPTLFTPLQAGEILLPNRIVMAPLTRVRAGSTHIPNDMMVDYYSQRASSGLIMTECTMVDAHACAFMGEGGIYSPAHVAGWKRVTDAVHDKGGRIFMQIWHPGRAAHSLLNNGEQPVSSSAKPIRHETTNTPQGTKPYEVPRALRTAEIPRYVEMFRLAAQNAKQSGFDGVQVHGAHGYLIDNFLRDGVNARTDSYGGSIPNRARFLLQVTDAAINVWGAGRVAVRISPLVPFNDMVDSQPDALVTYVAQEMSHRKIAFLEIRHENHALPEEQAILATARRHFQGTLMTNGSYTRESGESTVASGAADAIVYGRPYIANPDLVERFAKQGLLNEVNFDRLYGGGSDGYSDYPTLAM; encoded by the coding sequence ATGCCCACATTATTCACCCCACTCCAAGCCGGAGAGATCCTCTTACCAAACCGCATCGTCATGGCCCCGCTGACCCGCGTGCGCGCTGGCTCGACACACATTCCCAACGACATGATGGTCGACTACTATTCCCAGCGTGCGTCGAGTGGACTCATCATGACGGAATGCACAATGGTCGATGCCCATGCCTGCGCGTTCATGGGTGAAGGCGGGATTTACAGCCCGGCGCACGTGGCCGGTTGGAAACGCGTGACGGACGCGGTGCATGACAAGGGTGGCCGGATCTTTATGCAGATCTGGCATCCTGGCCGTGCCGCACACTCATTGCTAAACAATGGCGAGCAGCCCGTCTCCAGTAGCGCTAAACCAATCCGTCATGAAACGACCAATACTCCACAAGGCACCAAGCCGTATGAAGTCCCGCGTGCGCTCCGTACAGCAGAGATCCCACGGTATGTGGAGATGTTCCGGCTCGCCGCGCAGAATGCCAAACAGTCAGGGTTTGACGGGGTCCAGGTCCATGGTGCACACGGCTACTTGATTGATAACTTTTTGCGCGACGGTGTGAACGCCCGAACGGACTCCTATGGAGGTTCTATCCCCAACCGTGCGCGGTTTCTCCTACAGGTAACGGACGCAGCAATCAACGTCTGGGGCGCCGGGCGTGTGGCCGTACGGATATCACCACTGGTCCCGTTTAACGATATGGTCGACAGTCAACCGGACGCGCTAGTGACGTACGTCGCACAGGAAATGAGTCACCGTAAGATCGCCTTTCTCGAAATCCGGCATGAGAATCATGCGCTGCCGGAAGAGCAAGCCATCTTGGCAACCGCTCGCCGACATTTCCAAGGTACCCTGATGACCAACGGGAGCTACACCCGCGAGAGCGGCGAATCCACAGTCGCCAGCGGAGCGGCCGATGCGATCGTCTACGGACGTCCCTACATCGCCAACCCGGACCTCGTCGAACGTTTTGCGAAGCAGGGCCTACTCAACGAGGTAAATTTTGATCGACTGTATGGCGGCGGATCTGATGGCTATAGTGACTATCCGACATTGGCGATGTAG
- a CDS encoding YgiT-type zinc finger protein, whose product MFRCHVCGKTESCEERISEVFDIDGRPVQVEQIPATVCLHCGEAVFSRDTTERVRRMVHGEAKPIKSIQMDVFAYR is encoded by the coding sequence ATGTTCCGGTGTCATGTGTGCGGGAAAACCGAAAGCTGTGAGGAACGCATCAGCGAGGTTTTTGACATCGATGGCAGGCCGGTGCAAGTTGAGCAGATCCCCGCAACGGTGTGTCTCCATTGCGGCGAGGCGGTGTTCAGCCGAGATACCACGGAGCGCGTTCGCCGAATGGTGCATGGAGAAGCTAAACCGATTAAGTCGATTCAGATGGACGTATTCGCCTACCGTTAG
- a CDS encoding DUF4258 domain-containing protein encodes MKTLDDVRRQLSAGEFEFSHHAFKRAVERNISDAEIRQAGAEASIIEDYPEDKYAPSSLLLGFTAADRPIHIQVSRADSDLLKIITIYQPDPAGWYDYTRRR; translated from the coding sequence ATGAAAACACTGGACGATGTTCGCAGACAACTCTCCGCTGGTGAATTCGAGTTCAGCCATCATGCGTTCAAACGTGCGGTCGAACGGAATATCAGTGACGCAGAAATCCGGCAGGCCGGAGCAGAGGCCTCGATTATTGAAGACTATCCCGAGGACAAGTACGCACCCAGTAGCCTCTTGTTAGGGTTCACTGCAGCAGATCGGCCAATACACATTCAGGTCTCTCGCGCGGACTCCGATCTGCTGAAGATCATCACGATCTATCAGCCAGACCCTGCAGGGTGGTATGATTACACTAGACGGAGGTAG
- the recA gene encoding recombinase RecA, producing the protein MSEKDDKKRALDLALSQIEKQYGKGAIMKLGAEEKVDVPAISTGSLTLDIALGVGGLPRGRVIEIFGPEASGKTTMTLHCIAEVQKTGGVAAFIDAEHALDLTYAKKLGVQADDLLVSQPDTGEQALEIAETLVRSGAIDLIVVDSVAALTPRAEIEGEMGDSHMGLQARLMSQALRKLTAAISKSLTTVIFINQIRMKLGVMFGNPETTTGGNALKFYSSVRLDIRRIESIKEGQDVMGSRVRVKVVKNKMAPPFRQAEFDIMFAEGISKTGELVDLGVDKKLIDKSGAWYSYKGERIGQGRDAVREFLKANASTAREIEARIREAAGVPARAEKKSEPKEPKEVKEEKPVGRSEEKRAHRSQ; encoded by the coding sequence ATGTCCGAAAAAGACGACAAGAAGCGCGCGCTCGACTTAGCCTTATCCCAGATCGAGAAGCAATATGGGAAGGGCGCCATCATGAAACTGGGAGCCGAGGAGAAGGTCGATGTGCCGGCGATTTCCACCGGTTCGCTGACGCTCGACATTGCGCTCGGAGTGGGGGGGCTGCCGCGCGGACGGGTGATCGAGATCTTTGGCCCGGAGGCTTCCGGGAAGACGACGATGACGTTGCACTGTATTGCTGAAGTGCAGAAGACTGGGGGAGTAGCCGCGTTTATCGACGCAGAACATGCGCTCGATCTGACCTATGCCAAGAAGCTGGGTGTGCAAGCAGATGATCTCCTTGTGTCCCAGCCGGATACGGGTGAACAGGCCCTGGAAATTGCCGAGACCTTAGTCCGAAGCGGTGCGATAGATTTAATCGTTGTCGATTCCGTGGCGGCGTTGACTCCGCGCGCGGAGATCGAAGGGGAGATGGGTGATTCCCATATGGGACTGCAGGCGAGGTTGATGTCCCAGGCGTTGAGAAAACTGACGGCGGCCATTTCAAAATCGCTCACTACGGTGATCTTCATCAATCAGATACGCATGAAGCTCGGCGTGATGTTCGGCAATCCCGAGACGACCACCGGCGGCAACGCACTGAAGTTTTACTCCTCCGTCCGTCTGGACATCCGACGTATCGAGTCGATCAAAGAAGGGCAGGACGTGATGGGCAGCCGGGTTCGCGTGAAGGTGGTGAAGAACAAAATGGCCCCCCCGTTCCGCCAGGCAGAATTCGACATCATGTTTGCCGAGGGGATTTCCAAGACCGGCGAGTTGGTAGATCTGGGCGTCGACAAGAAGCTCATCGATAAGTCAGGGGCCTGGTATTCCTATAAGGGAGAGCGAATCGGGCAGGGACGTGATGCCGTTCGGGAGTTTTTGAAGGCCAATGCCTCCACCGCACGCGAGATCGAAGCGCGCATTCGAGAAGCTGCCGGTGTGCCGGCTCGTGCTGAGAAGAAATCGGAACCGAAAGAACCGAAAGAAGTAAAGGAAGAGAAGCCTGTCGGACGAAGCGAGGAAAAACGGGCGCACCGATCGCAGTAG
- a CDS encoding regulatory protein RecX gives MKARARTTLSSPDDAFRLAIRFLAHRDRTTVQVEQFLTSRGVSSLRAKQAIRRLSELRYLDDAAFARRYAEKRLASRPVGLERLKAELQAKGIADRLADQVVADAFRTVNEDTLAHRVLKAAQRRGRRLTPTQAGRLLHQRGFAEETIDHIMMMFGANEESVHDE, from the coding sequence GTGAAGGCACGTGCGCGCACAACCTTGTCGAGTCCGGATGATGCCTTCCGACTTGCCATTCGATTTTTAGCACATCGAGATCGGACGACGGTGCAAGTCGAACAGTTTCTCACCTCACGAGGTGTGTCGTCTCTCCGGGCCAAGCAAGCAATTCGCCGCCTATCTGAGCTCCGCTATCTTGATGATGCGGCCTTTGCCCGGCGATATGCTGAGAAGCGGTTGGCGTCTCGGCCAGTGGGTCTGGAACGGTTGAAGGCAGAATTGCAGGCGAAGGGAATTGCCGATCGTCTGGCCGACCAGGTCGTCGCCGATGCCTTCCGAACAGTGAATGAAGATACATTGGCTCATCGCGTCCTAAAAGCGGCACAACGGCGCGGCCGCCGGTTGACACCGACTCAAGCAGGGCGTCTTCTCCATCAACGAGGTTTCGCTGAAGAGACGATCGACCATATAATGATGATGTTCGGAGCGAACGAGGAATCTGTCCATGACGAATAG
- the alaS gene encoding alanine--tRNA ligase: MTNSASDLRQAFIRYFEQQGHQAVPSSALIPQADPTLLFTNAGMNQFKRVFLGEETRAYKRAVSVQKCLRAGGKHNDLENVGYTRRHHTFFEMLGNFSFGDYFKEEAIRFGWEFLTDTVGLSKDRLWVTVFREDDEAGELWKKIGVPASRIVRCDEKDNFWQMADTGPCGPCSEIHFDQGAVVPGDDRPNGDGDRVIEIWNLVFMQYNRDAAGTLHPLPKPSIDTGMGLERLVAVAQGVLSNYDSDLFIPLLTAIANRAGMTYGDNDQSDRSMRVVADHLRAITFLMTDGVLPSNEGRGYVLRRILRRAARHGRLLGIVEPFLYELTASVGEQMGKAYSEVTRAAGTIAEATRGEEERFIATLDQGLPILNDMIGKTRTAGGTILAGGDVFKLYDTYGFPMDLITEACREQGMTVDEPGFDAAIETQRTRARKTGGFEQVTARPAVAELATRVGSTQFLGYDRLESESVLRAILKGEQLVKEASEGDEVELALDATPFYAEGGGQVGDRGTLLGPEGLVEITDTTRPAATLILHKGIVQKGKIREGESLRLAVDASTRQDAARNHTATHLVHAALRDLLGPHVKQYGSQVGPNRLRFDFAHFRPLSSRDIDDVESTVNEEIRKNKAVCAEVMSIQDAVANGALAFFGDKYGEQVRVVSVESFSKELCGGTHVGRTGDIGLFRIVSEGGVAAGVRRIEAQTGGGAYTLMKKLEADVRELSDVLKVSQSELAAKTRKLMGQLKDKERELEELKLKMAGGSAAASTAKTVAGVSVHVQRTDGLDVNGMRALADQLRDKLKSGVIALGAALGDEKVSLLVVVTKDLIGRLKAGDVIKAMAAEVGGSGGGRPEMAQAGGKDPAKLDAALEKVFGLVEKALQR, encoded by the coding sequence ATGACGAATAGTGCGAGTGACCTACGGCAGGCGTTTATCCGGTATTTTGAGCAGCAGGGCCACCAGGCCGTTCCCAGCTCTGCGCTCATTCCGCAGGCTGATCCGACCTTGCTGTTCACCAATGCCGGCATGAATCAGTTCAAGCGGGTGTTCCTTGGTGAAGAAACGCGCGCGTACAAGCGAGCCGTGAGCGTGCAAAAGTGTCTGCGGGCCGGCGGCAAGCACAACGATCTTGAAAATGTCGGCTACACGAGACGGCACCACACGTTTTTCGAGATGCTCGGAAACTTCTCGTTCGGCGATTATTTCAAGGAGGAGGCGATCCGATTCGGATGGGAGTTTTTGACCGACACCGTCGGGTTGTCGAAGGACCGACTGTGGGTGACGGTATTCCGAGAGGATGATGAGGCGGGTGAGCTCTGGAAGAAGATCGGAGTACCGGCGTCCCGTATCGTGCGTTGTGACGAGAAAGACAACTTCTGGCAGATGGCGGACACCGGTCCCTGCGGACCGTGCTCCGAAATCCATTTTGATCAAGGGGCGGTGGTCCCGGGAGATGATCGGCCGAACGGGGACGGTGATCGAGTCATCGAAATCTGGAACCTCGTCTTCATGCAGTACAACAGGGATGCCGCCGGCACTCTCCATCCCTTGCCGAAACCGAGTATCGATACGGGGATGGGGCTCGAACGACTGGTGGCAGTCGCACAGGGGGTTTTGAGTAATTATGACAGCGATCTGTTCATACCGCTCTTGACTGCCATCGCGAACCGCGCCGGAATGACGTATGGCGATAACGACCAGTCGGATCGGTCCATGCGAGTCGTGGCCGACCATTTGCGGGCCATCACCTTCCTGATGACCGATGGGGTGTTGCCATCCAATGAAGGACGAGGGTATGTGCTGCGGCGAATCTTGCGCCGTGCTGCGCGTCATGGACGACTGCTCGGGATTGTTGAGCCATTCTTGTACGAGTTGACGGCATCGGTGGGTGAGCAAATGGGTAAGGCCTATTCCGAGGTCACCCGTGCGGCAGGCACGATTGCCGAAGCCACGCGCGGCGAAGAAGAACGGTTCATCGCGACACTGGATCAAGGATTGCCGATTCTCAACGATATGATTGGAAAGACCAGAACGGCCGGAGGCACAATCCTGGCAGGTGGTGACGTCTTCAAGCTCTACGATACGTACGGGTTTCCGATGGATCTCATCACCGAAGCCTGCCGTGAGCAGGGAATGACCGTCGATGAGCCTGGATTTGATGCCGCGATTGAAACACAGCGCACGCGCGCGCGCAAGACCGGCGGGTTTGAGCAAGTTACCGCTCGTCCGGCGGTGGCCGAGCTGGCAACGCGCGTAGGAAGCACGCAATTTCTCGGGTATGATCGGCTGGAGAGTGAGAGCGTGCTGCGTGCCATTCTCAAAGGTGAGCAGTTGGTCAAGGAGGCATCCGAGGGAGACGAAGTGGAGCTCGCGTTGGATGCGACGCCTTTTTATGCCGAAGGCGGTGGGCAAGTTGGAGATCGTGGGACGTTACTGGGCCCGGAAGGGTTGGTGGAGATTACCGATACGACGAGGCCGGCGGCGACGCTGATCTTGCACAAAGGCATTGTTCAGAAGGGGAAGATCCGAGAGGGCGAGTCACTGCGTCTAGCTGTCGATGCCTCAACCAGACAGGATGCGGCACGGAATCACACGGCGACACACTTGGTCCATGCGGCTTTGCGCGATCTGCTCGGTCCACATGTCAAACAATATGGCTCTCAGGTGGGACCCAACCGACTTCGGTTCGACTTCGCCCATTTTCGCCCGCTCTCGTCTCGTGATATCGACGATGTCGAATCGACGGTGAATGAAGAGATCAGGAAAAACAAGGCCGTGTGTGCTGAAGTCATGAGCATCCAAGATGCCGTCGCGAACGGCGCCTTGGCATTCTTTGGCGACAAGTATGGAGAGCAGGTGCGGGTGGTCAGCGTCGAATCATTCAGCAAGGAACTTTGCGGTGGCACCCACGTCGGGCGGACAGGGGACATCGGGCTGTTCCGCATCGTGTCGGAGGGAGGTGTCGCCGCTGGTGTACGCCGGATCGAGGCTCAAACCGGTGGTGGGGCCTATACGCTGATGAAGAAGCTTGAAGCTGACGTCCGTGAACTATCGGACGTGTTGAAGGTGAGCCAATCAGAATTGGCGGCCAAGACTCGCAAATTGATGGGTCAACTCAAGGACAAGGAACGGGAGTTAGAAGAGCTCAAACTCAAGATGGCTGGTGGTTCTGCCGCCGCGTCGACCGCCAAAACCGTTGCCGGGGTTTCCGTACATGTGCAGCGGACGGACGGGCTCGATGTCAATGGCATGCGGGCGCTGGCGGATCAATTGCGGGATAAGCTGAAGAGCGGCGTGATTGCGCTGGGAGCAGCCTTGGGGGATGAGAAGGTTTCATTGTTGGTCGTGGTGACGAAAGACCTGATCGGGAGGCTTAAGGCAGGCGACGTGATCAAAGCAATGGCAGCTGAAGTCGGAGGCAGCGGCGGGGGTCGACCTGAAATGGCCCAGGCTGGAGGCAAGGATCCAGCCAAGCTTGATGCGGCGTTGGAAAAAGTCTTTGGCTTGGTCGAAAAGGCTTTGCAGCGGTAA
- the ruvX gene encoding Holliday junction resolvase RuvX yields MPGRILALDYGTKRIGVALSDELKWTAQPLETFERRVLDRDIAHIASLVTAHEVERVVLGFPLQLDGREGPAVQAMREFAEKLEAGISVPIVLWDERMTTKAAEDLLIAADVSRKKRKGVVDRVAAAILLQSYLAAQASSSTADQTTDVVDGIEPPWVTEGAGNQSYDATRTSDRNHRRRRARRNGRLSDDAMG; encoded by the coding sequence ATGCCTGGTCGCATTCTCGCGCTCGATTACGGCACAAAACGAATCGGCGTCGCACTCAGCGACGAGTTGAAATGGACAGCGCAACCGCTTGAGACCTTCGAACGGCGGGTACTGGATCGAGATATTGCACACATTGCGTCGTTGGTGACGGCTCACGAGGTAGAGCGTGTCGTCTTGGGCTTCCCGCTCCAGCTAGATGGCCGTGAAGGGCCTGCCGTTCAGGCCATGCGTGAGTTTGCTGAGAAACTGGAAGCGGGGATCTCCGTCCCGATCGTCTTGTGGGACGAACGGATGACGACGAAGGCTGCGGAGGATCTTCTGATCGCGGCCGACGTCAGCCGGAAAAAACGCAAGGGTGTGGTCGATCGAGTCGCAGCGGCGATACTCTTACAGAGCTACCTTGCGGCACAGGCGTCTTCGTCAACGGCCGACCAAACGACCGACGTTGTGGACGGGATCGAGCCGCCGTGGGTGACAGAAGGTGCAGGCAACCAATCGTATGACGCTACGCGTACTTCTGACCGGAATCATCGCCGTCGTCGCGCTCGCCGCAACGGTCGGCTATCAGATGATGCGATGGGCTGA
- the mltG gene encoding endolytic transglycosylase MltG has product MTLRVLLTGIIAVVALAATVGYQMMRWAEGPVLSESDHAVNKIVVIAEGATFLQVAALLEREELIRSRSAFVRLGKSQEADRKIQPGEYELNGAMPPTDILSKLLTGRVLLHTVTLPEGYTVNQIADVLEERQITSRAEVLRLASDKAFIKTLGIAAESVEGYLFPDTYRFARGTPAKDVMRTMVEQLERVMTQEWQARAKDMNLTVHQVLTLASVIEKETGSGDERPHISSVFHNRLKKRIPLQSDPTVIYALPNFDGNLRKKDLSHASPYNTYRWAGLPPGPIASPGAESIRAALYPATSKYLYFVSRNDGTHHFSSTLMEHNRAVEKYQKRPFKRGPQSQTSVRPTTHDLAFVKGVS; this is encoded by the coding sequence ATGACGCTACGCGTACTTCTGACCGGAATCATCGCCGTCGTCGCGCTCGCCGCAACGGTCGGCTATCAGATGATGCGATGGGCTGAAGGGCCCGTCCTATCCGAGTCCGATCACGCCGTCAACAAAATCGTCGTGATCGCGGAAGGGGCGACGTTCCTCCAAGTGGCGGCCTTACTTGAACGTGAGGAGCTGATCCGAAGTCGATCCGCGTTTGTGAGGCTGGGAAAGTCACAAGAAGCGGATCGCAAGATTCAACCGGGGGAATACGAACTCAATGGTGCAATGCCTCCGACCGACATTCTTTCCAAACTGCTCACCGGTCGAGTGCTTCTTCACACGGTCACTCTTCCCGAAGGGTATACCGTGAATCAAATCGCCGATGTTCTGGAAGAACGGCAGATTACGAGCCGAGCAGAGGTGCTGAGGCTGGCTTCAGATAAGGCCTTCATAAAGACGCTTGGAATAGCTGCAGAAAGCGTTGAGGGATACCTGTTTCCCGATACCTATCGCTTTGCCCGGGGCACACCCGCCAAGGATGTCATGAGAACGATGGTAGAACAGCTCGAACGTGTCATGACCCAGGAATGGCAGGCGAGAGCAAAAGATATGAACCTGACGGTCCATCAAGTCCTGACGCTGGCCTCGGTGATTGAAAAAGAAACCGGATCGGGGGATGAACGGCCTCACATTTCCTCCGTGTTCCACAATCGATTAAAGAAACGGATTCCCCTGCAGAGTGATCCAACGGTGATCTACGCTCTGCCGAATTTCGACGGCAACCTTCGCAAAAAAGATCTTTCCCATGCCAGCCCCTATAACACCTATCGATGGGCCGGCTTACCTCCTGGTCCGATTGCGAGTCCTGGGGCTGAGTCGATTCGTGCTGCCCTGTATCCTGCGACGTCAAAATACCTCTACTTTGTATCCAGAAACGATGGCACGCATCACTTTTCTTCCACCCTGATGGAACATAATCGGGCCGTCGAAAAGTACCAGAAGCGTCCATTCAAAAGGGGGCCTCAGTCGCAAACCTCGGTGAGGCCAACGACTCACGATCTGGCCTTTGTCAAAGGAGTATCGTAA
- the deoC gene encoding deoxyribose-phosphate aldolase, which translates to MSRWNLPDLLDHTVLRPDATKDDVLRLCQEARDNKFTVVFVPPCYIDEAVEAVADTAIHVGIPIGFPLGGHTTKTKVAEAVEAVARGARVLDMVLNLSRLKSGDHTVVRSDIAEVVKATPGVEHKVILETCYLTQEEKRTACHLVVEAGAEYVKTSTGFGPAGATVEDVRLMKDIVAGRVKVKASGGIRDWRTTLAMLEAGADRIGTSASLKILHEWRVA; encoded by the coding sequence ATGTCTCGATGGAATCTGCCTGACCTGCTTGACCATACTGTGTTGAGGCCGGATGCGACGAAAGATGACGTGCTCCGGTTGTGCCAGGAGGCAAGAGACAACAAGTTCACCGTCGTGTTTGTCCCGCCATGCTATATCGATGAGGCTGTTGAAGCTGTGGCGGATACGGCCATTCACGTCGGCATTCCGATTGGGTTTCCTTTGGGTGGACACACGACGAAGACGAAGGTGGCTGAAGCGGTTGAAGCCGTGGCCCGCGGCGCACGGGTCTTGGACATGGTGCTCAACCTCAGCCGCCTGAAATCAGGAGATCATACCGTGGTCCGATCCGACATTGCTGAGGTCGTCAAGGCGACACCGGGGGTTGAGCACAAAGTCATTCTTGAGACCTGCTATCTGACGCAGGAGGAGAAGCGGACCGCTTGTCATCTGGTGGTGGAAGCCGGAGCGGAGTACGTGAAGACTTCGACAGGTTTCGGTCCAGCGGGTGCCACAGTTGAAGATGTGCGCTTGATGAAGGACATTGTTGCAGGGCGGGTAAAGGTGAAAGCGTCAGGCGGCATCCGTGATTGGAGGACGACCTTGGCAATGCTGGAAGCGGGAGCTGACCGAATCGGCACCAGCGCCAGCCTCAAGATCCTTCATGAATGGCGCGTGGCATAA